GTTGACCGCAGCAGACCGTATATCTATAGACTTGTGACTGAACCTCCATTCGAAAAGGAAGGGCACTCTGTGCCAATGTAACGTGATCCCCGGTGcgtttgaagaagatctcTCATCGGCGGTGGGACCCCGACGGAACGAAATACCGTAGATGACTGGATCCTCGTCCTCACACCACACATGCAGGCGGTCAGGGACCACCTTTTGTTCACGGAGAGAGGGTCGTATCCTTAGGGGCACACCGTACTGTTCCTGGATGAACTCGTGTGAGGAGAGCCGTTCTACAACTCGTTGCTCCACAAGGTTTGCCAGTTGGTCCAAATTTAAACGTGACCGCTCGTACTCGCTCAACTCATGGATCCTTAGACAGGGGAACAACGGGATGTACGACTCTCCGCCAAGGTACATTACTTTGTACCCAATTTGGTACCCGAAGAGGGCCCCaaagagagacagagacaCAGCCCATACCATAGCACGCCGCCGCTGCGTCCGGAACCCATGGATCGCTTTAGTCAGATCCTCTGTGGGGGGTCCGTTTCCAGGATTAGAGAAGAAATGGCACGAATCTGGGGGGGGCCCTCCGACTCCCCCGCCCCCGCGGCCCCTCTGTCTCACACACGCCCCTTGGAACAAACGCCGACAGAACACGGGACTGCGTAGCCGCGCAGCACTACCTCGAACCACACAACGTAGCATCGTCTGGTCCCTTCTCTACCCCCCCAGACCAGCAAACAACCTCACCACACACATCTTCTTCCACTGATTTGgtaatctttttttttccaattttgGAGTCAGCATTCGGGGGAGTCATCTTTGACGTGCCTGCGCAGATCTCACTCGTCATCGCTCAGCACCAGGGCCACCCTGGGTCCGCGTCTTCGTCCCGTCGGGTCCGGACTCTGCTCGTCGAGGCTATCGCCACTCACGAACTCGTCCGCGCTGTTGTGCTCGTAGAAGTCGCTGTCAGGGGACGACTGCTGCGAGTCGCTCTCGTCCGCATCCAGCACGGCGTACACTCTCTTTCTGCGGCCCAAGGTGCTGTCGTTGTCGTTGCTTCCAGGGCCGTCcgtttcctcctcgtcgttctctATGAAAGAGTCCAAATCGGAGTCCATTTCGTCATCGTGGGGCTCGTCGCCCGAGCCGCTATCCTGCGCCTCCAGATCGTACACGGACCCGCGCGGCCTGTCTTCCGAGGACCCGGACTCGTAATCTGATTCAGAAGCACGCTGGTTTCCCCCACGCTGCATCTCTACAGTGATACTTTCGTATTCGCCCTCGCTGTAGTCGTCCGCGAGGGCAGGAGGAACCCCCGTCCCCTCCGTGTCCCGCGAGGGCCGAATTACGTTCCGTATCCGGAAATGACAATGCGGACACACGTTATCGTCGCCATCGTCGTCCACATCGTCTGGATCCAGCTCCCAATGGCAGTTCCCGCACCGGGGGATCCCGTCGTCGTCCATATCCGTCACAGCGAGTGTAGAGTTCACAAACACACCGTCGAAAAGGTTCTTCGACGTTGCGTCTCGACGATATGCGGTCATATCATTGTCCCTCTGAGCTAGAATTGCCACCCACTCAGAATCAGGGGCAGCGTTCTTCACGAGCATTTCCAGGATGTATTTTAATTGATGGTCCAAAAACATGTTCATGTTCGGAGGATGGCTCACCACGGATCGACAGTCGGGACACTTCAGCACCGTGTTCTCATTAGAAGTCAGCCAGTGCTTCAAACACGTGTAGCAGTAATTGTGGCCACACTCAACCATCATCGGCACACTCATCAATTCGTGGCAGATGGTGCAGACACAGCATTCAAGCAGATTCTCACACACTTTTTTGAATCGCTTCTTGCCCAAAGCATCACATATAGGCTTTACTCGAGTCATCGTTAAAATGGTTATCACTCTCTGGGAAACTGCTGTTGGACGGCCCTTTCCGACAGGTAAGATCCAACGCCTTGCCCTCTGGCCTTCGACTTCAATAAAAtcattgaagaaaaaaatatcgatATTAAAGATCTTAATGAGAGTGAACATGGGTATAACGAAAAGGCAGATGCTATTACCATAAAGTTGGAAGCAACTACAATTGTTTTGTAGCTGTCTTATGTGTTCATATATGTTCGTATATAAATGTACTCACTGTCCTCCGAACTAGTCGGATGCGTTCATTCAGATGAATCCAATAACTTCTGCAACACAATAAGCAGTTCGTTGAGACCGTTGACGTGCTCCTTAGCGTTTGTAGAACTGGTGTCTCCATACACGATCCCGTGCCCATTCTGTATTTTCTTAGCATTCTGCTCCTCCTTGATACAGTTGAACAGTGGCTCAATGACAGGGGACGACGAACCCGTGATGCTGATGAACTCTATTATATCCTGGGAGTCACCCGTTACCGTACTGTTGGCCGAGGAGCTGGTGTTATACACATTCATCAAAAATTGGAACGCAGCCAACGACAAACCTGTCTCTTGCACAAACAAAATGCCCTTGTGAATGTACGCGTGTACGTTTTTGTCGTAAAATAACGTGTTGATGTGCGTGATAGCCTCACCAATAACACCAGCTACCCGATCCTGATCCTCCGCATTTTCAGTGTGGAACCGGATCATGGACTCAGCAATCTTGTAGTAAGAGCCGGGAAGTCTTTCAATCTTATCGTCCAAAATTTTGATCACCTGCGATTTCCAATTAACTTGCTGGACAATGTTGTACCACAAGTCATTAATTCTCACGTAAGCACCATTCTCTGCAATCAACCCAAGATTAGGGACACGTGCGTACAGACGCTCCAACGTGGCTTTCGTGTGTGAGTTCATGACGAATACAATGTTTTTGGCGGTCAATTCGTTCAAAAACGTGATCGTCCTCCCTGTAGGTGGCTCAGAAATCTTGAAGATAAACATGCGcttttttgatttcttaTAGTCTTCGTACAACGTATCGTATGATAGATTAAATACCGTATTCCTCTCTTGACTGGACTCCCAAGCGTTATCAATGCCCTGCAAACAAGTCTTAACCCAATTGTCGGAGTCATTCTCGATGATGACTTTCATTAAAGATTTCC
This DNA window, taken from Huiozyma naganishii CBS 8797 chromosome 7, complete genome, encodes the following:
- the AIM39 gene encoding Aim39p (similar to Saccharomyces cerevisiae YOL053W; ancestral locus Anc_8.806), with amino-acid sequence MLRCVVRGSAARLRSPVFCRRLFQGACVRQRGRGGGGVGGPPPDSCHFFSNPGNGPPTEDLTKAIHGFRTQRRRAMVWAVSLSLFGALFGYQIGYKVMYLGGESYIPLFPCLRIHELSEYERSRLNLDQLANLVEQRVVERLSSHEFIQEQYGVPLRIRPSLREQKVVPDRLHVWCEDEDPVIYGISFRRGPTADERSSSNAPGITLHWHRVPFLFEWRFSHKSIDIRSAAVNCLESLGIKYDRLLQPEAVYGGTFRYEHPLGDPPSPLDRPSHSMHVCFYGEFKLDNRSLVTYKGKWHVDVKFDEICLLRNESDERVRYVLYRGGRD
- the PSH1 gene encoding ubiquitin-protein ligase PSH1 (similar to Saccharomyces cerevisiae PSH1 (YOL054W); ancestral locus Anc_8.808), whose translation is MTRVKPICDALGKKRFKKVCENLLECCVCTICHELMSVPMMVECGHNYCYTCLKHWLTSNENTVLKCPDCRSVVSHPPNMNMFLDHQLKYILEMLVKNAAPDSEWVAILAQRDNDMTAYRRDATSKNLFDGVFVNSTLAVTDMDDDGIPRCGNCHWELDPDDVDDDGDDNVCPHCHFRIRNVIRPSRDTEGTGVPPALADDYSEGEYESITVEMQRGGNQRASESDYESGSSEDRPRGSVYDLEAQDSGSGDEPHDDEMDSDLDSFIENDEEETDGPGSNDNDSTLGRRKRVYAVLDADESDSQQSSPDSDFYEHNSADEFVSGDSLDEQSPDPTGRRRGPRVALVLSDDE